CCGGCGATCCCTCCTCGGCTGAGAACTCCTCTTCCTTTCCCTTCTGTTCCTCGTTTTGGGCGTGGATTCAGCGAGCAGACGGACGGTTCTTCGAGCCCGCCGCCCCCTCCGCCCCCCCGCGACCCCATCCCGGACGTGATGCCCCCCGTACCCCAGCGCCCCCCCGAGAGCTTCATCAACTGCCCCATGAACCCCGCCGTGTCTCCGGTGGGACGCATTCACTGGGACTACTGCAGCTCGCCGTCGTCCCCCTGCACCCCGCCCGGCACGCCCTCCCCCCGCCTCCCGCTGCCCGCCCCGGGCACCCCGTCCCCCCGCGTCCCCCGCCGCCTCTGCCCCTCCCCCGGCCCCCCCGCGCCCAGCCTGTGCCACCTGCCCCCTCCTATTCCCCCCAGACACAACTCCACGCCCCCCACCCTGCCCAAACTGCCCCCAAAGACTTACAAGCGAGAGCTGTCTCACcccacgcacacactctccccGCCCTCCATACACACGCTGTCCGACAGCAGCCAGTGAGCATGAGCCTTCACGCCGTTCCTGCGACAAGAGGGGCGGAGCTATTCCAGTATTCTGGTATTAAAGagataccttttttttttcacatctttgTGATTGGATGGACAGATTAactaagctccgcccactctgGCCCAGGGACAGTTGCTTGAGGacgtgcggtgtgtgtgtgtgtgtgtgtgatttttgtaaACACTGTTCACTAACCAAGCCCATTTTTATAACAAACACAACTCTCTGAGCTCGTCATCGGCGCTGTCCGGGTCGACGCTGATGTCACACCGGCcgctgatgtcacagggagcctggacaGTGATTGGACGTTGGAGATGTAGGactctctctgctgttcttcaCCACGGCCAAAGTCTTAACCGTGTACTCGgggaggtcagaggtcaaaggtgACCGACCCCTGTACCAAGCCTCTCTTACGCTGCcttttactttacttacagccatgacctttgacctgagACTGTGACAGCCATGACCTTTTGACCCTTTTGCTCGGACGGATCGGCTCGGAGCGTCACGCGGCTGAACTGCGTCTTTATTTAAAGCCATTACAACGCCAAGATGATGTCTTAACAACCCAAACTGTACATTTCCCATAATGCAACTCTTCAGCGATCCCCCGTCGCGAATGTGAGCGCATTGTGAGGAGGCGGAGCTTGTTCTCATGGcccgatgatgatgatgatgatgacatcaGACGTGCCTTTTACACTGTTACCGAACAAAAGTGACTTTCTAAAGCCTTCAACATGCTCAGAACAAAGTGTACACTACggctaagagtgtgtgtgtgtgtgtgtgtgtgtgtgtgtgtgtgtgtgtgtgttctgtacagTGATCTTTCTGCTCTCGTGTCGTCGCTCAGCGCTACACAAACCCAAAAACACAACACGCCTTAATAACACACTCGCTGACAATCGTAGCATTagccgctctctctctctctctctctctttctctctctgtttctctctctctcactcacactctctctctctctctctctctctctctctacgtacacacacacacacacacacacacacgttacacagCCATCCACACCTTTTACGCAGTTAAGCATTAATCTCAACGAAAGCGGTTTCCATCATATCCTGCTGTTAACCACAcatgggctgtgtcccaaaccgcacactAGTACACTAGATACTATGCCAAACTGGTATTCCTTACAGACGCACACCGTAATTTTAGGATCACACTATTTATTATCCTATTTATgcagtttgggacacagccgtGGAAATGATGGGCTACGTCCCAAACCGCATACTCTTGTACTAAACAGTGCGCTGAAAGAGGTACATACTCCATAGCAAGAAAGATTATAGTCACACTAGTAGCTCCTGCctgtggctgtgtcccaaaccacatagtAGTGtgctaaacacattttaaaagtgaCATACTATTTTAACATACGATTTAGTGTACTGTTTATAAGGTTTGGGACACGACCGTAGAAAAACTAAATCATACTTCATCAACTCAGTCACCGGTTTTGTCCCAAATCACTACTAGTGCACTAAATAGTTGCCAAAGATGGAATTTACGTTTGAcacactatctagtgcactacagtcACGGAGAGATTGGAACACGCCCTCGCTATTCATGCTTTATAAACACGGTCATGTGTCACGTCCCAATTCACAGGCTAGTGTGCTAGATAGCTACCAAAGGAGTGCACTATTTTAGTGTACTGTACAGTGATGCTCATAATTAACATAAGAACAGGTGGCtggatggaaacacacacacacacacacacacacacacacttccgcCTGTTACAGAGGAGAGCGCTGATGGGCCgacacgctgtgtgtgtgtgtgtgtgtgtgtgtgtgtgtgtgtgtgtgtgatgatgatgaggatgatgaagatgatttggggccttgttttatttctcttttatttgcactttagGGCCGTACTGTTAAGGAGGCGCCCTCAGGTCACATGACCCGCACCCCGCCTCTCGCCCACAATCGTCCCTGCAGtccggctgtgtcccaaacgccTCGCTAGTGCCTAGTGCCACTCCCTGCGCCCTGCATGCTCACTCCCCACGCAGCACACACGTACAATCAGAGCTCCGACACACTGAAGTGTTCATGTCGATAATCTCCACCTCCCTACCTAGTGCACACTTCCTGCCTAGTGCCCTAACCAGCTTGCATGCTAATTGTGTAAACCCCGCCCACTCCCATTTCCTGTCTAGTGCCCTAACTCTTAACCAGCCTGCATGCTTACTGCACAGTGCCTCCTGTGAGCTAGTGCCCTTATTCAgggtgatttgggacacagccggaCTCCCTTCCTCACACAGGGGAGAGAACGAGGGCCGTGTTTCATTCTCCCTCAGACATCAAGTCCCCTAgatttattctttttgtttgttttagattGGGCCCTTGAGTGGTCCATTAATGATGTCACATCCTGTTATGTTTGATCTcgtgccctgtgtgtgtgtgtgtgtgtgtgtgtgtgtgtgtgaggcgtttagggggcgtggcctgtatCCTGTTCTCTGTGGGACTCATTAATAAACAGCCAGTCTTATTTTGTACAGAATGTGCTGGAATCTTTTCACCTGTTTATTTTCTCACGTTTCAGCTCACGTGGCGTTTCCACGGCGAGAGGGTCACGTGACACACGCAGAAGTGTAGGAAGGAATGTAAAGAACAACTCGGGGCAGAGAGACGAGGAAGCGTGTCagggtattaaaaaaaaaaaaagaaagaaaatgaagcatgttgggattaaaaaaagaaaaaaaaattaaactgtgaAAATCAAAAGATAAAATGAAGTCacaagaacaaagaaaaacacaaaagtatGGAAGGAtagaagagagaaataaagaaatgttgacaaagaagaaaaaaatggatgagaTTAAAGAGAGGAAGGACGGAGAGGAACAAAAAGaggaacaaaaaataaataaattaaaggaagaaggaccaaaaacaacagaataaaggattaaaggaaagaaaagatcaaagagggagaaagaaagaaaggaaagaagagaacagagaggaaagaaagagaaaaggagaaagaaaggaagtgaGGAGAGATGAGGTTTGATTAGATCCGCGTCGTCCTGATGCCGTGTGACGTGATTGGACAGCGTGCTGTAGTGCACTAACTCATCGTTAGTGTGGATTAGGACGAGGCcgtggagacacacacacacacacacacacacacacacacacacacacagcgtgggTTACGTCCCAATCCACATAAACAGTACACCTCCGAGCCGACAAGCgctcactccatcactcactcatCGGGAGCGTGAGAATgcagcagtgcattctgggtaaacaGTGCTCCTGGAGTCCACAGTGAAGTCCACTTGATGGCGATCAAGGGCACTCAATCAAGGGGAGGAGTCAGTAAAGGTCCTGATGATGCAAGTGattcctggattctgattggtcagttttaGGTGAGAGTCTGTTcacatgtgagtgtgaatgtgagagtgtgtgagagtgtgtgagagtgtgtgtgtgtgtgtgtgtgtgtgtgtgtgtgttagacgtTGCTGCAGGGACCCTCGCTGTCATCGCTGTCGTTCCAGAGTCCGTCTCtttcaccaccacacacactcctgtacacagagctgaacacacacacacacacacacacacacatacacaccagtgttatttattgtcgttttattctctttatagcataatctctctctctctctctctctctctctctctcactcacacacacacactgtctctgcctctctctcactcacacacacacacactgtctctgcctctctctcactcacacacacacactgtctctgcctctctctcactcacacacacacacactgtctctgcctctctctcacacacacacacacacacacacacacactgtctctgcctctctctcactcacacacacacacactgtctctgcctctctctcacacacacacacacacacacacacacactgtctctgcctctctctcacacacacacacacacacacacacacacatacacaccagtgttatttattgtcgttttattctctttatagcataatctctctctctctctctctctctctcactcacacacacacacactgcctctctcacacacacgcgcacacacacactgtctctgcctctctcacacacgcgcacacacacactgtctctgcctctctcacacacacacacacacacacacacactgtctctgcctctctctcacactctctctctcaccgtgATGAGTCTGTGGGTCTCTGTGGATTTATGATCTGATCCGTCGAGCTGAAGGACACAGTGTTCTCTTTAGCGGGAGCTCCgtctccctacacacacacacacacacacacacacacacagttttaagcTGAAACCTGCAAGTCACATTCAGAAAAGCTGTGTTTAATATAATAGTGTACTTGTTGTTTTAGTCCTTTGCAGTCTCCTGACACGCTGCAGTCgtggagttcagcaataaacaCACTAGTGTTGTGTCTTAAATCGCACTGTtgagcactaacactaaccggGTTTCCTGTTACAGTTAGGGTTTTTATTGTGCTGTTTATGACGCTGCCCATTTATAAACTCTGTGATTTCATCCCAATTCACGTATTATACTGAACAATCCACATACTAGTGTacggaaagtttttttttttttacgtactACATTTTTATCACAATtcgtaaatgtttatttttttaatgtatgctTCTGAAcgaaaatgatttttaaaaatccccaTTGTGGAGGATTGTGGAGaataatctggcaaccctgcatgAGTTAGAGCTTCAAAGTGCAAACGATGTACAAGCAGCACACCTTCTGAATCTGACTTCAGCGATCTGATTGGCTAAAGGCTAATCACAATGCTAGCAACTAGCAGCAATAGCTAATGATTAGCCCAAATATTGGAAGCTAGTAAAGTTTTTTTATGCACTTTACTGTCTTAAATCGGTTCAGACCTGTTTAAAGGGCGCGTCCCAAATCGGCCGGAAGGCTCTGGTGGGGATTTTGCGGCGGTGGTTAGCCGGCCGTCGTCCCGTCCCCGATCCCGCTACACACACTTCGGGAGGCAGAGGCGCGGCGCGGGGGATCTGCCAGCgtgtacacacactcccctcCCTCTGCGAGCCCCCgccggagtgtgtgtgagtgtgcgtgtatGACGGCTTTAACAGGACGGGAATCTCGCTGTCCTCCTCTTCGTCGTCCTCCTCGTCCTCGTCTCGTCCCCGCAGTTCTAGCGTGTCGTCCGGGCTGCACGTCGTCACCGACGAGTAATCGAACACCGAAGCGTCGCCGACGTCCGCGTCCGTGTCTGCGTCGTCGATGCGCTGAGGCAGAGCGCAAGCGTCCGAGCGACACACTCGACCGTCCGGACCGGGGGAACCGCACAGACGCTCGGCCAAACCCGACGGGGACTTCAGGGTTGGGATGGAACCCGGAAGTTCTCCTGGAGCACCGGGATTGAGAAACAGGTTCTGAGGACGACGTGCCGGAACCGGACGGCACTCCACCGCACGGAAATCCCACACGCAGCTCTCCGTCCAGCCAGCAGGGGGCGGcggctcacacacacgctcacggGAGTTCCTGCACAGACCAGACGGACCGCAATCACACAGAGGTCACATGGAGGTCACGTGCGGGTACCAGAGGGAAAATGTTTTGAATCGTTAAACAGTTGGGTGACATGACCAGAGCTCGCAAGCGTTAGAGTCCGTCAGCGGATTGAATACGGTTCCACGAAATAAGGttttaaataaagagataaagtaGTGAGATTAACGTGAccgaggcagtgtgtgtgtgtgtgtgtgtgtgtgtgtgtgaatagctAACAGGCTTCAGTTGCAGAGTTAACGTTCCTGCAACGTTCTAAAAACGTCTGCTGTAATAATAGTTTGTTTCACAACGTTATTGGAACATTACTTACACAACATtaagacagagcgagagagagagagtgtgtgtgtgtgtgtgtgtgcgtgtgtgtgtgtgtgtgtgtgtgtgtgtgtgtgtgtgtgtgcgtgcgtagTAGTACCGCAGGATTCCAGCAGGGGTCAGCAGGGGGCGTGGCACTGTGAGGTAATGCGGTTCTCTTTGATGTCCGTTGGCGCGGTATTTGGTGAAGGCGGAGCGAGCGCACTCAGGGCTCTCAGAACAACACCTGCTACTGAGGctaaaattaacacacacacacacacttacttcctgctgcatttactgtatatacatcattacatcacattagTGCAGTAAAccccactaaacacacacacacaagtgattAGCAGGTTGGCATGTgagctagctgtgtgtgtgtgtgtgtgtgtatataaactcTGAGGTAAAATGATTAAcgttaataatttataattatctactgaacattataataacagattgtttttcctctgtgtgtgtgtgtgaacatttctgttcttttgaTGCAGAATTAAACACAGTgattaataaaaacaagatGAGAAATAAACACACGTCTCTGCGTTTAGGGCCCTAGACGGAGTGCGCACTACTGCACTTTACACAGAGCTTAAATTTCTGAACAGaagaacagatttatttaaaccGTAAATAAAACCGTGAGCTGCAGTTTTGTCCCCCGAGGCGGCGCTCTGCGTGATGAGCCTGATGTTAGAcagctgagagaaagagaaagcacaCTGACCCGTTCGCTGACTCCGCCCCCTCGTTTGGTCGCCCCGCCCCGTCGGTCCACCTCCCCGCCCTCTCAAGGGTCATGTGACATCGAGTGTAAAGGTTGCGTAGCACCTGATTGGTGTTGTGTAGCGAGCGCCAGTCTGAGTGTTCACTGCTCGAGCAGCTCAGCagcacctgacacacacacacacacacacacacacacacagatgagtgtgtatcagagtggacctctgtgtgtgtgtgggtgcgtgtgtgtgtgtgtgtgtgtgtgtggtccacACCTGTACAGTGTTCAGGTAGGTGTGTAGGCGTGTCACCGGCGCTAACAACAGTGACAGCAGTCTGAACTTCTCTCCTTCCTCCTGtaacatcatcataaacacacaaacactgtgaaTGTGTTAGCGtgacacaactacacaactacacaactgtTTAATCCTGTATAAATGAGGAAGCACTCGCAGCACCTTCGATTCATAATCATTACacttctcagtgtgtgtgtgtgtgtgtctgtgcgtgtgttgtgtgtgtctctggcctgtgtgtgtgtgtgtgtgtgtgtgtgtgtgtgtctctggcctgtgtgtgtgtgtgtgtgtgtgtctggcctgtgtgtgtgtgttgtgtgtgtgtgtgtgtgtctggcctgtgtgtgtgtgttgtgtgtgtgtgtgtgtgtgtgtgtgtctctggcctgtgtgtgtgtgtgtgtgtgtgtgtgtgtgtctggcctgtgtgtgtgtgttgtgtgtgtgtgtgtgtgtctggcctgtgtgtgttgtgtgtgtgtgtgtgtgtgtgtgtgtgtctggcctgtgtgtgtgtgttgtgtgtgtgtgtgtgtgtgtgtctggcctgtgtgtgttgtgtgtgtgtgtgtgtgtctctggcctgtgtgtgtgtgtgtgtgtgtgtgtgtgtctggcctgtgtgtgtgtgttgtgtgtg
This sequence is a window from Pangasianodon hypophthalmus isolate fPanHyp1 chromosome 3, fPanHyp1.pri, whole genome shotgun sequence. Protein-coding genes within it:
- the LOC113542073 gene encoding uncharacterized protein LOC113542073, whose protein sequence is MKSHEGELVREISKLQAMVLELRSGFSRALLELNQIQLGDTELQNQLEETRHGCNKRTLHLETLVLTLKEELEEIRCQIRQLCDEQVKSEQTNSNTGAQSDSAPGCSGVKDVSSTNGIKNGNEVTVAPPLCTAGGALLLHCYLQGLWAGHNSGESSSHVSLRGEGASSCTQTGRRQRVSISLLKSEWDYFSKLNLLQEKYRTPSSNHTETHKVFVRHVDEMLQRHLLFRNSLQEKLSGDEQNRALGDAFLKLTTQDNSAFCDAYLGYTAALATILTTEFSRDPTDKPHNTQEEGEKFRLLSLLLAPVTRLHTYLNTVQVLLSCSSSEHSDWRSLHNTNQVLRNLYTRCHMTLERAGRWTDGAGRPNEGAESANGLSSRCCSESPECARSAFTKYRANGHQREPHYLTVPRPLLTPAGILRNSRERVCEPPPPAGWTESCVWDFRAVECRPVPARRPQNLFLNPGAPGELPGSIPTLKSPSGLAERLCGSPGPDGRVCRSDACALPQRIDDADTDADVGDASVFDYSSVTTCSPDDTLELRGRDEDEEDDEEEDSEIPVLLKPSYTHTHTHSGGGSQREGSVCTRWQIPRAAPLPPEVCVAGSGTGRRPANHRRKIPTRAFRPIWDAPFKQGDGAPAKENTVSFSSTDQIINPQRPTDSSRSVYRSVCGGERDGLWNDSDDSEGPCSNV